CCCAGGAGCGCCACCACCGCACCCAGACCGAGCGCCAGTCTCATCTCGGCCGTGGGCTTCCGAGCCAGCCACTGGTCGCACAGTCCTTGCACAGCGCGACGCACCTCGTTGCCGCCGGGCTCGAGCAGCGCAAACTCCTTCGCTCCGGCCCGCATCGCGCGGAGCACCGTGTCCACGTCGCGCTGCTCGCCGACGACCATCGCCGAGCACCCCTTCACGCGCGCGAGCTGCCGGCAGAGGGAGAGCGCCACGTCGGGGCTGGGGCCGAGGGCGAGGACGGCCACGCACGGCAGCGACTGGCGCACGAGCTCGAGCGCCATCCTCAGGTCCGGCCCCACGGTCCGCAGCGGCGCGAGGTCCCCGAGCGACTCGCGCAGCCGTCCCTCGTATTCAGGGGGGGCGCCGACGAGAATCACGGTGGGAACGGCAGCCATGTGGACTCCTCACTACGAGGCATTCTATGTCAGCGGTCGCGGGCCTTCAATCGGCGGAGCCGCAGGAGCCGAGCCATCGCGGGGTGCGCCGCCGCCGCGGAGGGCGTCGCCTCCCGTGGCCGAACGGCGCATACTCACGCCCCATGCTGCGACTCCCGCTGATCCTGCTGGCCAACCTCCTCGTGAATCTGCTGGTCGCTCCGGTGGTGCTGCTGCGCCGTCTGGGTCGGCCGTATTTCGTCGAACTGACGCTGCAAGGGACGGTCGAGGCCCGCGACGACGGCGGTGGCTTCTGGCGGCGTTCACGTGGCTGGTCCGTCGAGCGGGTCGAGCGCCTCGTGACGCGTCTCTGCGCCGACCGCAAAGCGGCGGGGCTCGTCGTGCGCGTGCGTGGGCTGAAGGCAGGGCTCGCTACGCTGCGCGAGCTGCGGGAGACCCTGCTCCGGCTTCGCTCTTCGGGGAAGCGGCTCGTCTTCCTGCTCGAGGAGGCGGGAACGCGCGAGTACGTGCTGGCCACGGTGGGGGACGAGCTGCTGATGCCCGAGGGGGCGCTCCTCGACCTACGGGGCATGTCGGCCGAGTTCTTCTACTTCGGCGGTCTGCTGCGACGCCTCGGCGTGGAGGTGGAGATCGGTCAGGCGGGACGCTACAAGAGCGCCGCGGAGCGCCTCGCACGCGCGGAGATGAGCCCTGCCAGCCGCGAGGCGATGGAGCGCCTGCTGGAGGTGCTCTTCGAGGAGGCGGTGGTCACGATCGCCGAGGCGCGGCGCGTGACCGTGGAGCGCGCGCGGGAGCTCGTGGACCTCGGCCCCTACGACGGACCGTCGGGGGTCGCCGCAGGCCTGCTCGACGCCACGGCCTTCGCCGACGAGTTGCCCGCGCGATTGGCGCCCGCTCGAGGTGGTCGCGCCCAGATCGTTCCGGCGGCGGCCTACGCGCGTCGCCTTCGCCTCCGCTGGCGACCGCTGCTGCGGCCGCGGGTCATCGCCGTGCTCCCCTTGCAAGGGATGATCGTGGGTGGCGAATCCGTTCGTTTCCCGCGGCGAGCGGTAGGAGACCAGACCATCGCCGCGGCGCTCGAGAGGCTCGGCCGGACCCGTCGCGTGGCGGGCGTGGTGTTGCACATCGATTCGCCCGGGGGCGGGGTGACGCCCTCGGAGCTGATGTGGCGCGCCGCCTCGAGCCTGAGAGAGAAGAAGCCCGTCGTGGCCTCGCTTGGGGACGTGGCGGCATCCGGGGGCTACTACGTGGCGGTGGCGTGCTCGCACATCGTGGCCCAGGCGGAGACGATCACGGGCTCGATCGGAGTCCTCACCGGGAAGGTGAGCGTCGGACCGCTACTGCGTCGCCTGGGAATCGGGTGGCACCGGATCCGCCACGGAGCGCGCGCAGCGCTGCACGGCGTGGGTGCGCCGCTCGAGGAGGCGGAGCGCGAGGCGTTGCGCGAACAGCTCGAACGGACCTATCGGCGCTTCCTGCAGCGCGTGGCCGACGGGCGCAAGCGGCCGGCCGAGGAGGTGGCTCTGGTGGCCGAAGGGCGCGTGTGGGCTGGTCGGGACGCGGTGGATCGAGGGCTCGTGGACGAACTCGGTGGCCTGGCCCGTGCCATCGAGGTCGCCCGCCAGGCGGCCCGTCGAGCCCCGGGGGAGCCGCTCGAGGCGTTGACCGTGCGTTTGCCGGGGCGCGGAGGCCTCTGGTCCCGGCTCCTCGGCAGCGCTCTCGACGCTCGCCTGGGGGGGCAGGGGCGCTGGGAGAGCCTTCTCGGCGGACCCGCGACCCTGGCGTGGCTCGCAGAGGAGCCCTTGTGGGCCCTCTGGGACCCGACCGTGGACTGAGGCCCGTCAGGGCTCCCGTGCTATGGATAGAGCGTGAAACCGATCACCATCTACACGACCACCCACTGCAGTTACTGCCGTCGGGCCAAGGATCTGCTGCAACGGCTCGGGCTCGCCTTCACCGAGGTGGACGCCACGGGGCGCGATGACCTGCGTCAGGAGCTAGTGGACCGCACCGGCCGGCGCACCATGCCGCAGATCTTCGTCGGTGACGCGTCCATCGGCGGCTACGACGACCTGGCGGCGTTGCACGCGAGCGGTCGCCTCGACGCGCTGGTCAAGGACGGCTAGGAACATCCCCGAGGACGAGCCCTTCGTCGCCCCGTGTTCTCGCGCGCGGTCGCCCTTCGCCGAGGCTAGCGCCTCTCCTGGGCTCGGATGACGGATTCGACCTGGGCCAGCGCCGGCGGTTTCAGGTGACCCTTGGTGCGGTAGCGGATGACTCCCTGCTTGTCGATCACGATGATCGTCGGCAGATCGTCGCGGACGACGTCGAACTGGTCAGCGAAGAACGTGTACCACTCGAGCAGGACCCGGTGGTGGGTTCCGGCGGGGGCGAACTTCCGGATCTGGGAGATAACGGCCCGGCGGGGGAGGTACCAGGGCTTGTCGGCCACCACGACCTGAAAGACCTCCACCCGCGTCCGCTCGAACTGCTTGAAGAGGGCGTGGGACCACTCGCGGCAGGGAGGTGCCGAGGGGCGCGTGCGGCCGATGACGAAGACCGTGACCTTCCCGCGGAGCTGCGTGCTGGTGACCGCGCCCCCGTCCAGGGTGTTCAGCCGAAACCAGGGGGCCGGCATGCCCACCTGAGCGCGTGAGGCGCTGGCGGCGGTCCAGGGGCTGAGGAGCAGGAGCGTGGCGAGCGGGGCGGTGAGGCGAGGCATGCGAAAAATGTACTGGCAACCCGCCCGAGGGCCAAGTACCGGGATCACGCTGGCTAGCTGTTGCCCCCCTCGGCCAGCACGGAGAGGCTCCATAGGCTTTGCCTGAGCCCCTTGCTGGCGTCGTGATCCGACGCCGTGCGAACGGCCCAGTGGGCCAGTGCCGCCTCGTAGTGCACCAGCGCGCGTGCGGCGGCCTCGCGGATCTCCTTGTCGAGGTGGGAAAGCGCCAGGCGGGCGAGCCAGGGCACCGCGCGTTCGGTCGGCCGAATGGCGGCGGCCTCGACGGCCCGACGTACCTCCTCGACCTTGTCGGAGCCGAGAGCCGCCACGAGCTTCTCGGGGCTGGCCCCCCTCAGGTAGTTGAGCTGGATGAGCTGGCTGCGCGTGGTCGCGTCGGCCTCGCCCTTGGCGGCCCGCGCCACCACCGCCAGGTCGCCGAAGGTGGCGAGCGCGACGACGGCAGCGTAGCGAAGCTCGCGCTCCGCCGCCTTGGTGGCCTGCTGCAGGGGCCCCCACGCGCGGCGGTCCTTCAGAGTCCCGAGCGACACGGCCGCCTGGAGTCGCGCGGCCGCGTCC
The Deltaproteobacteria bacterium genome window above contains:
- the sppA gene encoding signal peptide peptidase SppA → MLRLPLILLANLLVNLLVAPVVLLRRLGRPYFVELTLQGTVEARDDGGGFWRRSRGWSVERVERLVTRLCADRKAAGLVVRVRGLKAGLATLRELRETLLRLRSSGKRLVFLLEEAGTREYVLATVGDELLMPEGALLDLRGMSAEFFYFGGLLRRLGVEVEIGQAGRYKSAAERLARAEMSPASREAMERLLEVLFEEAVVTIAEARRVTVERARELVDLGPYDGPSGVAAGLLDATAFADELPARLAPARGGRAQIVPAAAYARRLRLRWRPLLRPRVIAVLPLQGMIVGGESVRFPRRAVGDQTIAAALERLGRTRRVAGVVLHIDSPGGGVTPSELMWRAASSLREKKPVVASLGDVAASGGYYVAVACSHIVAQAETITGSIGVLTGKVSVGPLLRRLGIGWHRIRHGARAALHGVGAPLEEAEREALREQLERTYRRFLQRVADGRKRPAEEVALVAEGRVWAGRDAVDRGLVDELGGLARAIEVARQAARRAPGEPLEALTVRLPGRGGLWSRLLGSALDARLGGQGRWESLLGGPATLAWLAEEPLWALWDPTVD
- the grxC gene encoding glutaredoxin 3, translated to MKPITIYTTTHCSYCRRAKDLLQRLGLAFTEVDATGRDDLRQELVDRTGRRTMPQIFVGDASIGGYDDLAALHASGRLDALVKDG
- a CDS encoding redoxin domain-containing protein; translated protein: MPRLTAPLATLLLLSPWTAASASRAQVGMPAPWFRLNTLDGGAVTSTQLRGKVTVFVIGRTRPSAPPCREWSHALFKQFERTRVEVFQVVVADKPWYLPRRAVISQIRKFAPAGTHHRVLLEWYTFFADQFDVVRDDLPTIIVIDKQGVIRYRTKGHLKPPALAQVESVIRAQERR